The following nucleotide sequence is from Phycisphaerae bacterium.
TCCCCCGACATATACATTCCCGAGAGAGTCTTCTGCGATGGCCGCAGGCCAATCGTGCTGCCGACCGACAACGTTGTATCGATTCGTCCAGGCGACCGTCCCATTTTCATTGTACTTCACCGTCGCAATGTCGGACCATGTTCCGACTCCGTTGGAATTGCCGCTGGCATAGACATTCCCCGCGGCATCTGTGGCAACGAATTCGGCGTTCTCTATCCAGTCCGCAGGGCCGTTGTAGCAGGCCTGCCAGCGATCCGTTCCGTCTGCTTCATACTGTACAACGAAGAAGTCCGAGTAAGTCGAGCCGCACAACATCGCGCCGGAGACTTGGATCAATCCTGTCGGCGTCATGGCGACACTTGATCCATAAGCGTAGCCGTCATCGCCCGATGGAAATACGGCTAGCCACTGTTGGACTCCATCGAGCGAGTATTTGAGAGTCAAACACTGAGGTTGGTTGGCCGAGGTGTCGCCCGTTCCTGCGACAATGACAGCGCCAGATGGGTCCATGGCGAGTGCGGCAGAGAAGTCGTCGAGGCCGGGTCCGTTCGTGTGTCTTGCTACCCATCGTTCCGACCCATTTGCGTCGAAGCTGACCGTAATGAAATCTCGATCCGGATAAATGCCGCCGGAGCCTGTCACATAGATATTATCCTGCTTGTCAATCCCCATCGCCCGTGGGGATTCGTTGCCGTGCTCGGGGGTATCGTACCGCGCATCCCAAATCAATAGCCCGTCGGAGCCATATTTGAGAAGCAAATAATCGAAACCATCGTGACACGCGACGACGATGTTCCCCGCGTGATCAATCACCATCGCGATGGGTTCGGCGCTACTCGCCAGTGGTTCGGAGTACTGAGTGGACCAAACGAGCGATCCATTTGAATCATATCGTAGGAGTTTGATGTAGCTCTGGTTGACATATGACCTGCCGGCCACATAAGCATTGCCATCCGCGTCCGCGGCAACGCAAAACGCTACATCACGGCTATTGGATTGGTGCTTGTAGAAAGACGCCCAGGCCTGCGAACCCTCCGGGCCGTACTTGATCGTGACCATGGAATAGGCGCTTCCGACCCAACTAGCGCCGCAAACGATGACATTTCCTTCCTGGTCGACAACAATACCGTTCGGAAAATCATTCCTGTTGGCCGTGCCGTTGAAGCGATTCTCCCATTCGACGATTCCATCAGGAGATAACTTGATGGTCCAAATATTGCCATCGACAGCGCCGTAAACCCGCGTAAGTCCGGTCATGTAAACAAAGCCAGCGCCGTCGACAACCCGCGCCGCGAGTTTGTCGTCACCGCTTCCTGGGCCATCGTAATATGCAGTCCATTGGGGAACTTGTGCGGCCGCTGGTTGAGAATAGTTGACCGTAGCCAATGCTAAGATGGCCAATAGGCCACCCGAGCCAGAACGCGCGATCCGGCGCCAGCGGCTAACTTTGCTCGAGTACGACATGACCATCTATTGTAACACTTGAACCTCCCTACTTATTCCAAGAAAGCTGGTTCCCCCCGAAAATAGCTGGAGCCGTCATTCGTTTGCTATCCGTATCGCCTTCCCCGGCGTCGTCGGGCAGTACTGCTGGCAGACGCCGCAGCCGGTGCAGCCCTGGCCGATCGCGCCGGGGCCGGCGGAGTCGTTTGGATCGATCACCTGCACGCGGCCGGAGTCGTCGAGCCGGATCGCTACGGCCGCGATCGGGCACTTGTCGATGCAGATCGTGCACGGCTCGCCCTTCGAGCGGAGGCACACGTCGTGATCGACAACGGCCAACCCCATGCGGATCGCGAATCGATCGACTAGTTGCAGCGCTCCGCTCGGGCAGACCTTCATGCAGGCCAGCTCGTCGCAGATCACGCACGCCTGGCGATCGGGGTCGACATACGGGGTGCCGCTCAACCGCGGGTCGCTCGATTCCGACAGCGCGATGGCATCGGCCGGGCACGCCTCCGCGCATTTGCCGCATCGATGGCAGGTATCGAGGAACTGCGATTCGGGAAGCGCCCCCGGCGGTCGCAGCGGCCGCAAAGGGACCGTCAGCCCCGGCGGCAGCTTTTTCTCAATGATCCCCGCCAGCGGGCGCAAGAATCGCTCCGCCGTGTTCGCAAAGAACCGTCGGCGATCGTGGGGGTCGAGGTCATCGAGGGGAGGGCTGCTCATGGTCCCTACATGATAGGCCCGGGTAGCTCGACCCTCACCCCGGCCCTCTCCCTAAGAGGGAGAGGAGGTGCCGACCCAGAGTTTGGTGTCGTAATCAAACTGGACGCGGCCGCCGTCGGCGTGGCGATCAAACAGCCTCCGCAATTCGGGGATCATGGCCTCGAACGACGGGTGACCGGCCGCCGGCATGTACGACGACGACAACACGCGGCCGCGCAGGCCGTCAAAGTCGAAGACCTGGGCATTGGGAAAGCTCCGCCGCTCGAAGCCGCCCGCGCCGAAGAACCGCGCGATCCGGCCGTCCGTCTCGGCGTTCTCGTGATTGATCTGGTTGTAATCGAGGGCAAACCGATGGATGAAATCCTCGTACTCCCGCATGAACGGCGTGTCCGGTCGCCGGTTGTTCCACATCAACACGGTGCGACCGCCGGGGCGGAGGATGCGGCGGAACTCGCGCCGCGCCGCGTCCACGTCGAACCAGTGGAAGGCCTGCGCGGCGACGACCCAGTCGACGCATGCATCGAGCAGCGTCGTCGCCGCGGCTCGGGCCGTGACGCTGTGAAAGGCGGGGTAATCGGCAAGGAGTTTTTCGGCGGCGGCGCGCATGTCGGCATTCGGCTCGACGCCATAGACCGTGTTGCCGTTAAGCAGGAACATCGCCGCCGAGATGCCGGTCCCGCTGCCGATGTCGGCGACGACGTGTGTTGGCCGCAGCCCAAATTCGGAGGTCAGCGATTCAAGCACCTCCGGCGGATAGCCCGGCCGATAGCGGATGTAGTCTTCGACGCGGGTCGAGAAGCGGGTAAGGGCATCCTTGGCGGGCATAGTGGTCTAAGGGGTGGCGGGCGCCTCGGCCGGCGCGGGCGGGGTAGGAATAGGAGACACGTCCGCGGCGACGGGCTGCGATGTCGCCGGCTGCGACGAGGCCGGCTGCGACGTCGGCGGCGCGGTCCGTAACGCGGTGACGAATCCTTCGAGCACCTTGGCCAATTCTTCGCGACGCGGGTCGGGCTTGGCCGGCGGCTCCTCGGTCTTGGCCCATTCCGGCTTCGGGCTGGTCAGCGGCGCGTTCACGTCGATCGGGCTTTCCTTGAGCTTCGACTTCCTTTCCTCCGCGGCCAGTTCCGCCGCGCCCGAGGCCAGGAGCTTCAACCCCAGCGTCACGGCGTCTTCCGAATTTCCCACTCCGGATGCGATGGGGTTGATGACCGAGTCATATTTTTCCACCAGTTCAGGAGAGAGGACCCTCTTGAGTGAATCAATCGTGGCCTGGGCTTCCTGGGATTGGTTGCGCTCGCGGACCAGCTGTTCCACCTGGGCTTCTTTCTGCGAAACCCTTTCGGCGGTCTGGCGAAGCACGACGTTCTGTTGCTCCACCTTGCTCGAAAAATAGTACACGATCGCGCCCAGGGAAACCGCGAACAACAGAACCATCGCCCCGACGCCCAGGGCGAACCGATGTCGCATCGCCGCCTTGCGCAGCAGATACAGACTGCTCGCCGGTTTGGCGGAGATCGGCTCGCCCGCCAGGAACCGCGAGAGATCGCCGGCGAACGCGTCGACCGACTGATACCGGTCCTCCTTGCGCTTTTCCAGGGCCTTGAGCATGATGGCGCTCAAGTCTCCGTCGATCCGCGAGACGTGTTTGCTCGGGTGCGCCGGCTCGGCGTGGGCGATGTTGTGCAGAATCTTGCCCATGGCCACGTTCGTCTCGTACGGCATGGTCCCCGTGATCATCTCATAGAGCAGGACGCCGAGGGCATAGACATCAACGCGCGTATCGATGCCCGTGGGATCGCCTGCCGCCTGCTCGGGCGACATGTACGCGGGCGTGCCGACGATCTGCGCCGTCACCGAGGTGTTCACTTCGCCCAAGAGGCCCGCCTTGGCCAGCCCGAAGTCCAGCACGTGCGGCTCGCCGTCGCCGTCCACGAGGATGTTCGTCGGCTTGATGTCGCGGTGGATCACACCCCGCTGGTGCGCATGACTGACGGGCCCGCAGATCTTGAGGAAGAGGCGAACCCGGGCGGCGGTGTCCATGTGATGCGCGTTCAGGTAATCACCGAGGGCCAGGCCGAAGATGTGCTCCATGGCGTAGTACATGCGTCCGTCGGCCTGGCCGCTGTCGTAGATGGGAATGATGTTGGAGTGCTTGAGCTGCGCCGCGAGGGCGATCTCGCGCTCGAAGCGCTTGCGCGCGTTGTCGGAGGCGAACGGGCCCTCGAGCAGGAGCTTGAGCGCGACGAGGCGTTTGGTGGATTTCTGGATCGCCTTGTAGACGATGCCCATGCCCCCGCGGCCGATCTGCTTCAGGACGTCGTATCCGGGGATGTCCGGCAGCGCGGCTTTGGCCGCGGCGAGGTGATCCTGGGCTGAACTGCCGTCGAACGGCACTGTTTCCCGGGTCGCGTCCCTGGACGACGAGCCGAGTTTTGCTAAAAGGTCCAAACCTCCCAGGTGCTCGCGCAGCTCGGCCGCGTCGTCGGGGTGCTCGGAAAGGAAATCCTCGGCGGAGATCTTTTCGCCACGTTCGCGGCGATCGAAATACTCATTAATGAGTTCGCCGAGGCGCTCGTCCCGCGGACTTGCTTCGAGGGATTCAGCCGGGTTATCGCTGGGGGGAGTCATCGTCGCGGGCAGCCATCGGGCGATTGCCAATCGCCCGTATCTTGTTTTCACGTAACGACCTGTGGCGATTTTACCACAAGTCAGGGTTCGGCCGGTGGCGGAGGGGGCGCAACCCTATTGAATCAAGACAGTCCACAGCGCTAATGCCTGACACCGAATAACTTACCACAAAACTGGTTCTGGGACCATTAGAAAATCACAGTTCCTTTGGAAGCCCCGCTCGGCTCCCCTGTGTAGGCGACCGCTCCGTGGGTTATTGTATGAAGGGGTGAGGATTATTCTCGTACTGAGACCCCCGAAGTGGCAAGGCTTTTGGGCAAAACCAGTTGCAAATGAGGCCCGGCGTGTCGGATAACAGCGAGACACAAGTGCTGATCAAGAGCGCCCGCAAGGGCGACGAGCAGGCCGTGCGGCGTCTGCTGGTCCTGTACCACCCGCGGCTCAAGGCCCGGCTCCTGCGGCAAATGGACCCGACCATGCGCTCGAAGATCGAGCCGGAGGACATCCTTCAGCAGGTGTATCTGGAGACTTTTCGGGCCATCGGGCAGTTTGAATATCAGGGGCCCGATTCGTTCCTGCGCTGGATGTATGCCATCCTCGATCGCAAGCTGATCGACGAGCACCGGGCGATGCGGGCCGAACGGCGCGACGTCCGCCGCGAGGTCAAACCGTCTCCCATGGCGGGCAATCAAACGACCTACGTCGATCTGCTCGCGCGGATCACTTCCGGCGGCGGGACGCCGAGCCAGGTGGTGCGCAAGGAGGAGGCGCTGGGCGTACTGGCCGCGTGCGTGGCGACGCTTCCGGATCACTATCGCGATGTCATCAAAATGCGGTTTATCGAAGGCCGGCCGGTCGCGGAAGTGGCCAAGTCGCTGAAGCGCTCGATCGGTTCGATCCACATGATCTGCCATCGAGCCCTGCGCCAGCTTCGCGAGCAGGCGGAGAAGCTGGGGATCACGTATGACGAATAGGGATCAGGGAATCAGGCGGCGGAGCGATTTACTATGGGGCGTTCGGTCAAGAATAACAGGCGCGGGGCCGCGCGGTCGATAAGACGAGTTTGGGAGGTTGCCATGCGAGAATCCATGTTGAAGTACTTGATGTGCCTGCTTCTGCTGTTCGGGGCGGCGCCGATGATGACCGGTTGCGGTACAGACTTCGAGGATTTCGGCGAAGCGCTGGACGATCTCGATGAGGACTTGTCGGACGCCGACGATTTCGACGACTTCGAAGAGGCCTGGGACGATTTCTTCGACGAGTTGGACGACTAACACATCGCGCGGCGAATTCGGGAGGACGATGCAGCGGAGAGACTTGCTTGGTGGCCCGGATGCAGCAACCGCTCGTGCGACGGTGGCCGTTTTCGCGGGCGACCCCGCGGATTCCGTCCAGCGTCAGGCCGCACAACTCGCCGCGCAGCTCGGCCTGTCGCTCGTCCAGAGCGAGAATCCTGCATTTGAAATGCTTCTGACGGTAACGGCCGAGCGCCTGGAGCTGCGCTTCCCGCAGCCGGGCGGACCGGGGCCGATGGTCGTCGATTTCGTCGAAGGTCGACACGGGTACGCCCGGTGCATCCATCGCTTCCGCCTACTCTTTAAGGCCGTTGGCTTTCGCCGTGGCCCCCTGACCGTACTCGATGCCACCGCCGGACTGGGTCGCGCCGCCTTTTGCCTCGCGTACCACGGCTGCCGGGTGACCGCGATCGAGCGGTCGCCGATTCTGTACGCGCTGCTCAGGGACGGACTGGATCGCGCCGACCGCGTGCCGGAAATCAAGGAACACCTGGAAGGCCGGCTGCGCGTGCTTTGCGACGACACGCGCGAATATCTTCAAAGACTGGCGTTGGAAGACGCGCCGGATGTCGTGTATCTCGATCCGATGTTTCCGGAGAAGAAGAAGTCCGCCCTTGTGAAAGTGGAAATGCGCATCCTGCGCCGGCTCATTGGCGACGACCTCGATGCCGCGGAACTCTTCAATCTGGCCTGCGCCGTCGCGCGGCAGCGCGTGGTCGTGAAGCGCAGCCGCGAAGCGGTGCCGCTGGCCCCCCATCCGAGCCACAGTCACAGCGATGGGACTACCCGCTACGACGTTTACCTGCGCCCTCAGCATTTCTCGTCGCCGGCCTGAATCGCCGCCCTTACGGCGCCGCGGCCCGCACGGCCCAGCGGAACTTCGCGGGCGCGCTGCGCGGGTTGGAGTGCCGCTCAGAGGGACTGGGACGCAGCGGTTCGTCGGCGATTTGTGAATAAACGCCCTCGTGCAGTCCGTCACGCAGCGCGTGTTTGACCCTTCGATCCTCGCCGCTGTGAAACGTGAGAATGCCCAGGCGGCCGCCGGGCTTCAGGCAATAGGGCGCGATGCGCAGCAGTTGTTCGAGACCGTGCAGTTCTTCATTCACGAGAATTCGCAGCGCCTGAAACGTACGCGCCGCGGGATGCAGATCGGACCGTCCGGCGTCACGCCATGTCTTGCGCGTCTGGCCATGCGCACGGAGCACGATGTCGACCAGTTCCTCCGTCCGTGTGATGGGCCGTTGGGACTGATTCCGAACGATTGCTTGTGCGATCGGCAGATGCTCGGGCTCATCTGCGAAGTCGCGCAGGGCTGTCGCCAGTTCTTCACAGGTGATCGTGCGCAGGACATCGGCAGCCGTGCGCGGACGGCGGAGGTCCATGCGCATATCAAGCGGGCCATCATGCTTGTAGGAGAACCCGCGCGTCGGATCGTCGATCTGCATGCTGCTCAGGCCGAGGTCGGCGAACAGGATATCCACGCCGGCCAGACCTTCCGCCGCCAGCACCTTCGGCAGACCGGCAAAATGGCTGTGGTGTAGATGAAGGCGCGCCGGATCCACCGCCTGCGCGAGCCGCCGGCCGGTCGCTTCCAGTTGCGGACCGTCGAGGTCAAGGCCGATCAGCCGGCCATCGGGCGCGGTGCATCCGAGCAGCGCGAGGGCGTGGCCGCCGTAGCCGATCGTGAGATCGGCCGCCATCTCCCCGGGAGCGGGACGCAGCGCGGCGAGGACTTCGGCGACCATGATGGGGACATGCGTGCCGGCGGGGGTACGGCCCTGCGACCGGACGTGCGCCTCCATCTCGGGGTATCTGCCCGCGTCACGCTCCTTGTAGCGTTCGTCAAATCGGCGCGGGTGCGTGCCCGCATAGCGCGGTCGCCGGCGATGCGGTTTCGAGTGCGAACCGGAATCAGAGGGACCGTCGGTCATTCGCTTCTCTACTTCGCCCCCGACATGATAAACGGCAGCACGATCGAGACCGCGATCAGAACGATGATGATCCACTCCAGGACCTCCATCCGGCGGCCGGATTGCTCGTCGGCGAGCTTCTGGTAGAGACCGTCGGCGGTGTGCAGTTTACGGACGATGCTCTGGTCCCATTCGCCGAGGTGAAAGCGCCGGGCGGCGAGGGCGTAGAGGCGGGCCAGGTGCTGGTCGCCGATCAGCTTGAGCGCATTGTTCGTGCCCTCGAACAAGATGGCGTTTTCCATTTGCAGGGCCGCGAGGTGACGGCGGGCGGCGCGGTGGGGGTCGAGCAGCAGGGCCAGCGGCGAACGCGGGCGATGATGGCCGTCCCGGCGCAGGAACGTTGAGTACGAACGATCGAGGATCGAATCCAGGCGGTCGTCGATAAACCTCATTTCCAGCAACTCGACGTTGGCAAATTCGAGCACGGCCAGGGCGTCGTCGGCCTGCGCGTCCAGCAGGAGCGCGGCGTTCCAGTCGATTACGGCGACATCGGCCGGCCCGTAGGACAATTGCTCGCACATCGCCGCTTCAATCGCCTGCGGCGAGAGCGGACCGGATTCGGCCAGCAGGAGCCGCGCAACGGTCGAGCAGGCGGCGTTCACGGCGGCCTGCGCCGATGGCACGGGCGACCAGCGGCGGGCGTGATAGACGGTGTAATCCTCCAGGAGGTCGACGAGGTTGGGCCGCTCG
It contains:
- a CDS encoding dockerin type I domain-containing protein — translated: MSYSSKVSRWRRIARSGSGGLLAILALATVNYSQPAAAQVPQWTAYYDGPGSGDDKLAARVVDGAGFVYMTGLTRVYGAVDGNIWTIKLSPDGIVEWENRFNGTANRNDFPNGIVVDQEGNVIVCGASWVGSAYSMVTIKYGPEGSQAWASFYKHQSNSRDVAFCVAADADGNAYVAGRSYVNQSYIKLLRYDSNGSLVWSTQYSEPLASSAEPIAMVIDHAGNIVVACHDGFDYLLLKYGSDGLLIWDARYDTPEHGNESPRAMGIDKQDNIYVTGSGGIYPDRDFITVSFDANGSERWVARHTNGPGLDDFSAALAMDPSGAVIVAGTGDTSANQPQCLTLKYSLDGVQQWLAVFPSGDDGYAYGSSVAMTPTGLIQVSGAMLCGSTYSDFFVVQYEADGTDRWQACYNGPADWIENAEFVATDAAGNVYASGNSNGVGTWSDIATVKYNENGTVAWTNRYNVVGRQHDWPAAIAEDSLGNVYVGGTSQGTETLDDFVVVKHEPNGISEWATRYSSEGPHYDRLQAMTVDSAGNVYVGGSSQRADSDFAVIVVAVDQFGGIRWVSETDMPTPGNFDVSAITMDPRGNILVAATFFDVNHVGQDGALVMKFDAEGQKLWSTFIPADTIELGGAKAMAVDFKGNVTVAVSFYRQRDPEILDTLIVQYNKNGNERWSALCDGPAHTGFLASSLAVSSTGDVFVSGTTVNYPLAKIELAKFDRHGSQQWATTFDDGSGANEYAHDMAIDSSDNAVLTGVSIYYSDSDTQVLTVKYDSNGQRLWNVRDDCYLTFGINNRLGVDEAANIFVSYTVGGSSRTRPAVRMLDTNGNKFWSKELPSQPNSRDAAFDLSFKTPGIVYLLSNSFRDGSGSDLATTRIDYCPTPGDINTSGALDGLDVQSVVACLLGDEIVCRCADVNFDGIVNQLDIPILVSALLR
- a CDS encoding 4Fe-4S dicluster domain-containing protein codes for the protein MSSPPLDDLDPHDRRRFFANTAERFLRPLAGIIEKKLPPGLTVPLRPLRPPGALPESQFLDTCHRCGKCAEACPADAIALSESSDPRLSGTPYVDPDRQACVICDELACMKVCPSGALQLVDRFAIRMGLAVVDHDVCLRSKGEPCTICIDKCPIAAVAIRLDDSGRVQVIDPNDSAGPGAIGQGCTGCGVCQQYCPTTPGKAIRIANE
- a CDS encoding class I SAM-dependent methyltransferase encodes the protein MPAKDALTRFSTRVEDYIRYRPGYPPEVLESLTSEFGLRPTHVVADIGSGTGISAAMFLLNGNTVYGVEPNADMRAAAEKLLADYPAFHSVTARAAATTLLDACVDWVVAAQAFHWFDVDAARREFRRILRPGGRTVLMWNNRRPDTPFMREYEDFIHRFALDYNQINHENAETDGRIARFFGAGGFERRSFPNAQVFDFDGLRGRVLSSSYMPAAGHPSFEAMIPELRRLFDRHADGGRVQFDYDTKLWVGTSSPS
- a CDS encoding serine/threonine-protein kinase, yielding MAIARWLPATMTPPSDNPAESLEASPRDERLGELINEYFDRRERGEKISAEDFLSEHPDDAAELREHLGGLDLLAKLGSSSRDATRETVPFDGSSAQDHLAAAKAALPDIPGYDVLKQIGRGGMGIVYKAIQKSTKRLVALKLLLEGPFASDNARKRFEREIALAAQLKHSNIIPIYDSGQADGRMYYAMEHIFGLALGDYLNAHHMDTAARVRLFLKICGPVSHAHQRGVIHRDIKPTNILVDGDGEPHVLDFGLAKAGLLGEVNTSVTAQIVGTPAYMSPEQAAGDPTGIDTRVDVYALGVLLYEMITGTMPYETNVAMGKILHNIAHAEPAHPSKHVSRIDGDLSAIMLKALEKRKEDRYQSVDAFAGDLSRFLAGEPISAKPASSLYLLRKAAMRHRFALGVGAMVLLFAVSLGAIVYYFSSKVEQQNVVLRQTAERVSQKEAQVEQLVRERNQSQEAQATIDSLKRVLSPELVEKYDSVINPIASGVGNSEDAVTLGLKLLASGAAELAAEERKSKLKESPIDVNAPLTSPKPEWAKTEEPPAKPDPRREELAKVLEGFVTALRTAPPTSQPASSQPATSQPVAADVSPIPTPPAPAEAPATP
- a CDS encoding sigma-70 family RNA polymerase sigma factor encodes the protein MSDNSETQVLIKSARKGDEQAVRRLLVLYHPRLKARLLRQMDPTMRSKIEPEDILQQVYLETFRAIGQFEYQGPDSFLRWMYAILDRKLIDEHRAMRAERRDVRREVKPSPMAGNQTTYVDLLARITSGGGTPSQVVRKEEALGVLAACVATLPDHYRDVIKMRFIEGRPVAEVAKSLKRSIGSIHMICHRALRQLREQAEKLGITYDE
- a CDS encoding class I SAM-dependent methyltransferase, giving the protein MQRRDLLGGPDAATARATVAVFAGDPADSVQRQAAQLAAQLGLSLVQSENPAFEMLLTVTAERLELRFPQPGGPGPMVVDFVEGRHGYARCIHRFRLLFKAVGFRRGPLTVLDATAGLGRAAFCLAYHGCRVTAIERSPILYALLRDGLDRADRVPEIKEHLEGRLRVLCDDTREYLQRLALEDAPDVVYLDPMFPEKKKSALVKVEMRILRRLIGDDLDAAELFNLACAVARQRVVVKRSREAVPLAPHPSHSHSDGTTRYDVYLRPQHFSSPA
- the rsmH gene encoding 16S rRNA (cytosine(1402)-N(4))-methyltransferase RsmH, with translation MTDGPSDSGSHSKPHRRRPRYAGTHPRRFDERYKERDAGRYPEMEAHVRSQGRTPAGTHVPIMVAEVLAALRPAPGEMAADLTIGYGGHALALLGCTAPDGRLIGLDLDGPQLEATGRRLAQAVDPARLHLHHSHFAGLPKVLAAEGLAGVDILFADLGLSSMQIDDPTRGFSYKHDGPLDMRMDLRRPRTAADVLRTITCEELATALRDFADEPEHLPIAQAIVRNQSQRPITRTEELVDIVLRAHGQTRKTWRDAGRSDLHPAARTFQALRILVNEELHGLEQLLRIAPYCLKPGGRLGILTFHSGEDRRVKHALRDGLHEGVYSQIADEPLRPSPSERHSNPRSAPAKFRWAVRAAAP